From the Paludibacterium paludis genome, one window contains:
- a CDS encoding IS110 family transposase produces the protein MATVTRIGLDIGKHSFPLIGHDPRGNPVLKKQFNRCSLIAFLAKHPPCRIAMEACCGAHWLARKLAGFGHTVQLIAPQYIRPFVSGNQNDFIDAQAICEAAARPTMRYVAAKSAEQQALSALHRLREARIAERVQTNNQIHALLLEFGIALPVGVRGITQLPMQLMDETNGLPVKARQILQRQLEHYRLLKAEVEELEREIAAEARQDDVALRLMTIPGIGPITASQLSADAGNAKDYGNARDFAASLGLVPRQYSTGGKSKLLGISKRGDKSLRRLLVQCARVIMQNAPRGKSAMAAWTMALMQRRHSNIVACALANKLARVVWAVLAKGGE, from the coding sequence ATGGCAACCGTCACACGGATCGGCCTGGATATCGGCAAGCACAGTTTTCCTCTGATCGGGCACGACCCGCGCGGCAATCCGGTCCTCAAGAAACAGTTCAATCGCTGCAGCCTCATCGCATTCCTCGCCAAGCATCCTCCCTGCCGCATCGCCATGGAAGCCTGCTGTGGCGCCCATTGGCTGGCACGCAAGCTGGCGGGCTTCGGCCATACCGTGCAACTGATTGCGCCGCAGTACATCCGTCCGTTCGTCTCCGGCAACCAGAACGATTTCATCGATGCCCAGGCCATTTGCGAGGCGGCGGCACGTCCGACCATGCGTTACGTGGCCGCCAAGAGCGCCGAACAGCAAGCCTTGTCCGCACTGCATCGCTTGCGTGAGGCCCGCATTGCCGAACGGGTACAGACCAACAACCAGATCCATGCGCTGCTGCTGGAATTCGGTATCGCGCTTCCCGTCGGGGTGCGGGGGATCACGCAGTTGCCGATGCAGCTGATGGACGAGACCAACGGTTTGCCCGTCAAGGCCCGGCAGATCTTGCAACGACAGCTGGAGCACTACCGCTTGCTCAAGGCGGAGGTCGAAGAACTGGAGCGCGAGATCGCGGCAGAGGCCCGGCAGGACGATGTCGCCCTGCGGTTGATGACGATACCCGGCATCGGCCCGATCACCGCCAGCCAGTTGTCGGCAGACGCCGGCAATGCCAAGGACTACGGCAACGCGCGTGACTTTGCGGCATCACTGGGTCTGGTGCCGCGACAGTACTCGACGGGTGGAAAGTCCAAGCTGCTGGGCATCAGCAAACGGGGAGACAAAAGCCTGCGCCGTCTGCTGGTGCAATGTGCCCGGGTGATCATGCAGAACGCGCCGCGCGGGAAGAGTGCGATGGCAGCGTGGACGATGGCGCTGATGCAGCGTCGCCACTCGAACATCGTGGCCTGCGCACTGGCCAACAAACTGGCACGGGTCGTGTGGGCGGTACTCGCGAAAGGCGGCGAGTAG